Proteins from a single region of Halalkalibaculum roseum:
- a CDS encoding RecQ family ATP-dependent DNA helicase, whose amino-acid sequence MFDKALQNLQKYWGYESFREGQDDAIRSVLSGEDTVVLFPTGGGKSICYQVPATVFKGMTLVISPLVALMQDQVQQLKDRKISATFINSTLSSWEIEQRLVNARNGMYKLLYCSPERLKTSLWEAELPKLDIDLVAIDEAHCISEWGHDFRPSYREIRESLETLDDSTSWMALTATATPEVRKDIIDNLGFEDANVISKGYDRPNLYWWVVPAEKKREKLLNAVRKGSEHGAGLIYGGTRRNCEELAEIITDKLGINTKAYHAGVEQEKRIKIQEQWIAGDLPLVAATNAFGMGIDKSDCRYVIHYQMPYSLEAYYQEAGRAGRDGVKSFPILLYKPSDSAIAEKRLKDSYPEQEQLQKVYDALCDTFNLAVNTGMEEAEQVSIPALQKRANLPFKIVKSSLKVLNQLGVIQLIDYIVPQIGVRFIAAEDYVRNKIDTLENNQKADFLDTLYRQFGPESFNGMIYLDVDYLKRKLNQTENAIVKGLQVLQAHDQILNYETLGELPLVRLIEERQRNLPFGRTQLEKHRNSLLKKLDYMGRYIQTDLCREVFIRNYFGEENVSDCGHCDNCLDDMGKTEKGLNKSDIQQLTDILKNGSRSMQELHKLTGNSKEQLKQALSYLIREEKVTSKADKYEWKA is encoded by the coding sequence ATGTTTGATAAAGCACTGCAAAACCTCCAAAAATACTGGGGATATGAATCTTTCCGGGAAGGGCAGGATGATGCTATACGATCCGTTCTTTCAGGCGAAGATACAGTAGTACTTTTCCCTACCGGAGGTGGCAAGTCGATTTGTTACCAGGTGCCTGCTACTGTTTTTAAGGGGATGACCCTTGTAATATCTCCCCTGGTGGCTTTGATGCAGGATCAGGTACAACAACTTAAAGACCGTAAAATTTCCGCCACTTTTATCAACAGTACACTCTCTTCATGGGAAATCGAGCAGCGACTGGTGAATGCACGCAATGGAATGTATAAATTGCTCTACTGCTCACCCGAGCGACTCAAAACCAGCCTTTGGGAAGCCGAGTTGCCGAAGTTGGATATTGACCTTGTTGCAATTGATGAAGCACACTGTATATCGGAGTGGGGACATGATTTTCGTCCAAGCTATAGGGAAATCCGCGAATCGCTCGAGACTCTGGATGATTCCACCTCATGGATGGCTCTTACCGCTACGGCAACTCCCGAAGTTCGCAAAGATATCATAGATAATCTCGGCTTTGAGGATGCCAACGTAATTTCCAAGGGGTATGATCGGCCTAATCTGTATTGGTGGGTGGTGCCGGCTGAAAAGAAGCGTGAAAAGCTATTAAATGCTGTAAGAAAAGGATCTGAACATGGAGCCGGACTTATTTACGGTGGAACTCGCCGAAACTGTGAAGAATTGGCTGAAATAATTACCGATAAACTGGGTATCAACACCAAAGCCTATCACGCGGGTGTGGAACAGGAGAAGCGTATAAAGATTCAGGAGCAGTGGATAGCCGGAGACCTTCCACTGGTTGCGGCCACCAATGCATTCGGAATGGGCATCGACAAGTCCGACTGCCGATATGTAATACATTACCAGATGCCTTATTCGTTGGAAGCCTATTACCAGGAGGCCGGCAGGGCGGGGCGTGACGGAGTTAAGAGTTTCCCCATTCTGCTCTATAAACCTTCGGATTCAGCTATAGCTGAGAAGCGATTGAAAGATTCCTATCCCGAACAGGAACAGCTTCAGAAAGTATATGATGCTCTCTGCGATACCTTTAACCTGGCCGTAAATACCGGGATGGAAGAGGCCGAACAGGTTTCAATACCGGCGCTACAAAAACGTGCCAATCTGCCTTTTAAAATCGTGAAATCATCCCTGAAAGTTCTCAATCAATTGGGCGTTATTCAGCTGATCGATTATATCGTACCGCAGATAGGCGTCCGCTTTATTGCTGCCGAAGATTACGTGAGAAATAAAATTGATACCCTGGAAAATAATCAGAAAGCTGATTTCCTGGATACCCTTTACCGGCAGTTTGGCCCTGAATCATTCAATGGGATGATTTACCTGGATGTTGATTACCTAAAGCGAAAGCTTAATCAAACGGAAAATGCCATAGTCAAGGGGCTCCAGGTGCTTCAGGCTCACGACCAGATACTCAATTATGAAACACTGGGAGAACTGCCGCTGGTTCGATTGATCGAAGAGCGCCAGCGAAACCTTCCGTTTGGAAGAACCCAGCTTGAAAAGCACCGAAACAGTCTGCTAAAGAAGCTGGACTATATGGGGAGATACATACAAACAGACCTTTGCAGGGAAGTTTTTATACGTAATTATTTCGGTGAGGAGAATGTCTCCGATTGCGGGCACTGTGATAATTGCCTTGATGATATGGGTAAGACTGAAAAAGGTCTGAATAAAAGTGATATTCAGCAACTTACGGATATACTTAAAAACGGATCAAGGTCCATGCAGGAATTGCATAAGCTTACCGGCAACAGTAAAGAGCAGTTGAAACAGGCACTATCCTATCTCATAAGAGAAGAAAAAGTGACATCCAAGGCAGACAAGTACGAGTGGAAAGCTTGA
- a CDS encoding GNAT family N-acetyltransferase — protein sequence MSINITVADPGHERYAETICNIMEQAAKVRGTGIAKRAPDYIRQKIAEGKAVIAIDTHNDCFAGFCYIEDWSHGKYIANSGLIVAPDYRKQGIAKGIKEKIFKLSRKKYPEAKIFGITTSLAVMKINSDLGYKPVTFSELTQEEAFWKGCSSCPNYDILNRTDKVHCLCTGMLYEPGKQEELQSKKDRWIQFKRFMKLQKAKIKRKTEHLFNLI from the coding sequence ATGTCTATTAACATAACTGTAGCCGACCCCGGTCATGAACGTTACGCGGAGACAATCTGCAATATCATGGAACAGGCAGCCAAAGTAAGGGGCACTGGAATTGCCAAACGTGCACCGGATTATATCAGGCAAAAAATTGCTGAGGGAAAAGCTGTCATAGCTATTGATACCCATAACGACTGCTTCGCCGGTTTCTGTTACATAGAAGACTGGAGCCATGGCAAATACATAGCCAATTCAGGACTCATTGTAGCACCAGATTATAGAAAGCAGGGTATAGCAAAAGGTATCAAAGAAAAAATTTTTAAACTCTCGAGGAAAAAATACCCGGAAGCAAAAATTTTTGGGATTACCACCAGTCTTGCCGTCATGAAAATCAACTCCGACCTGGGATACAAACCTGTCACCTTTTCTGAGCTGACCCAAGAAGAAGCGTTCTGGAAAGGCTGCAGCAGCTGTCCCAACTATGACATTCTAAACAGAACGGATAAAGTCCACTGCCTGTGCACCGGGATGCTATACGAACCGGGCAAGCAGGAAGAGCTTCAATCAAAAAAAGATCGATGGATTCAATTTAAGCGCTTCATGAAGCTGCAGAAAGCGAAAATCAAACGCAAAACCGAACACCTTTTTAACCTTATTTAA
- a CDS encoding DUF4296 domain-containing protein, whose product MSRTILSVIFVFVVFWFAGCNQNSSPSAVIGEEKYIDLMVELQLFRSYIRTVPSDSATIDSLQTEIFNKYNVTREEFRKSHQYYQQQYVQQKERIDRAIEQLRMDQVQSDSTRPWEQNANR is encoded by the coding sequence ATGAGCAGAACAATACTTAGCGTTATATTTGTATTTGTTGTTTTCTGGTTCGCCGGATGCAATCAAAACAGCTCCCCTTCTGCGGTTATCGGCGAAGAGAAGTATATCGACCTGATGGTAGAACTGCAGTTGTTTCGCTCATATATCCGTACCGTACCCTCCGATTCAGCAACAATTGATTCTCTACAAACTGAGATATTCAATAAATACAATGTGACTCGCGAAGAATTCCGGAAGAGTCACCAGTACTACCAGCAACAGTATGTTCAGCAAAAAGAGCGTATCGATAGGGCCATCGAACAGCTGCGCATGGACCAGGTGCAGAGTGACTCAACAAGACCGTGGGAACAGAACGCCAACCGCTAG
- a CDS encoding SDR family oxidoreductase, with product MQLSSKIAIVTGASSGIGSRFSKDLVDKGATVYGLARSEDKLKSIQTELGKNFIPVVLDITDHEAIKKWVDITFDEDKLPDILINNAGLGLFGDVDELPLKDWDTMINTNLNGFFYMTRQVVPLMKKNEDVCHIVNIASIAGKIGNPQMSGYNASKFGVRGFSESLFKELRYDGIKVTCFYPGSIATKFFENAQGMETHPNMMQPEDVSKLLINVLETSDNFLINEITMRPLNPKPPES from the coding sequence ATGCAGCTGTCATCTAAAATTGCCATTGTCACCGGAGCAAGCAGCGGAATAGGTTCAAGATTCAGTAAAGACCTTGTAGATAAAGGAGCTACGGTATACGGTCTGGCCCGAAGCGAAGATAAGTTAAAGAGCATACAAACCGAACTTGGAAAAAATTTCATTCCGGTTGTGCTCGACATCACCGATCACGAAGCGATCAAAAAATGGGTGGATATCACTTTTGATGAAGACAAATTGCCCGACATTCTTATCAATAATGCGGGGCTTGGTCTGTTCGGTGATGTCGATGAATTGCCTCTTAAAGATTGGGATACTATGATCAATACCAATCTGAATGGTTTTTTTTACATGACCCGGCAGGTGGTTCCTCTTATGAAAAAAAATGAGGATGTATGCCATATCGTGAATATCGCTTCCATAGCAGGCAAGATTGGAAACCCACAGATGTCAGGATATAATGCTTCAAAATTCGGTGTGCGAGGTTTCAGCGAATCACTTTTTAAAGAGCTTAGGTATGACGGAATTAAGGTAACCTGTTTCTATCCCGGTTCCATTGCGACAAAGTTTTTTGAAAATGCGCAGGGAATGGAAACCCATCCCAATATGATGCAGCCCGAGGATGTTTCTAAACTGCTGATCAACGTACTGGAAACCTCCGATAACTTCCTAATCAATGAGATTACCATGAGACCGCTGAATCCCAAACCGCCCGAAAGCTGA